Below is a genomic region from Henckelia pumila isolate YLH828 chromosome 3, ASM3356847v2, whole genome shotgun sequence.
CAATCATTATAGGACAATCTGGTAGAGGAATAACTTCGAACAAGACTGATACTGGTTGTGTTTCGAAGAGCTTTTAGAAAACATTTCTCAACTtttatttcacaaaaatttcaaaattttatgaaaaaaaaactgaaaaatactTTCTAaaaactctctcaaacactatctTAATATTTATATCACGTCCCTTATAATATGATCTGGATAATAGATAAGATAATGGAAAGACAACATATATACCATGTTAGCTAGGACACTTGTCCCCTATTTTTATACTATAGGGTCCatcaataatcataatattGTTTTTTAGGTCTACTTGGAACTAATCGACAAAAAGTGAAGTTTGGTCCGAAAAAGTGACCCtttctcaattttttaaaattaaatcaatcaCTTTTAATGCATCCTTGGATCCCCTCGCAAAATAATCCACACACTGAGTACGTGGCAGCACATAAAAGTATTCTAAAGTGACCACTCTATTATAAACTTGACATTTATAATTGCATTCGACACAATTTAAATCTATATATGCTGTGTGTGTCACCTGTCACGAAAAATACATATGTAGGTGTCACTTATGCGAGGAACCATCTTTGAATATTAATACATccaaacattatatatataaaaaaaaaatattcgagaaaatgtatatttttttaaaaaaatttacatagCCCGAGATACCTCGACAAATTTACTACTAATGGGTCGAGTCCGGAAAGCAGTACGTGGGAGACGCTTGACTCCCCCACgtgtattttatatttttggtaGGTAACACTAAAAGTGCAAAATATCTAAATCCGCCACGTGCATAGTGGATATATTTGTAATTTTGTACATTTCACCACGTGGCGGAATCTCAAGGAATCTCCCGGGACTAAACGTCGACGTTTCGTGTTCCCCGTGATGAAGAAACCCCATCATTCTTACAAAAGTGTTGTGTGACCCAATGGGTACTCGACAACGTACGGGCCCTGGATTGCGCTTTCTCGAAAACCGTTAATCAATCAACTGTTGACGTTGTTTCGACGTGTTTCCTGTTTCTGTATAAATTCCCAGCTTGAGAATTTTAGCTGGGATTGTTTTGAAATTAACCAAGCTAGCTACGAAAgaatttgtatttattttgatcttataatatatatatattaatgagcGCGAGTACTTCTTCTTCACAGAAACTGCAAAGAACCGCGGGTTCCGGGGATGATCCCTCATCAGATTCTGGGATACTGAACGAGCGGGTACTTGTGCTGGTGTTCCAGTTCTTGAAATGGGACATCCACGTCCTCTGCCGGACCGCCTCCGTGAACCGGCGGCTCAGAGCGCTGGCGAAGCGGCTGCTGTGGCGGGAGGTTTGTCTGTTCAGGGCGCCGCGGATGGTTTCCGCGTTGACGGAAGGAGCTCGAAACAGCCGTATCGTCGGCGGGTGGCAGCCGCTGGCGAAGCTGCTCTTCTTCTGCGGTGGCTGCGAGCCGACGGCCCATTTCGAGGTGTCGCATCCCCGACCGGGTCACTTCGTGAGATCGACCCGGTTCTCGAAAACCTCCGGGCAGAGCTTCCTGACGAAGAAATGCCGGGGAGACGTTCTGTACGTGAGCGACCCGTGCGAGCACCCCACGTCGGAGAAGGATCGAGACGACGTCGGGATTTACAGGGGAGTGTTTCGCGAGTTCATGAAGTCGAGGACTCGGGAGTTTCTGATCGGAAGGCGGGCGGATTTCGACGACCGGGTGAGGTGTACTTACTGCGCGGCGCGCGTGTGGAGCATGACGGCGGCGAGGCTGATCCCGAGGAAGAGCGCCGCCCGGAGGCTGGGATCCAATGACGACGCTTTGGAGTATTTCGTTTGCTTGAATGGACACTTGCATGGGACCTGCTGGCTGGCTCACCTGTCGTCCGAAGAAGAGGAAGGAGCCGACGACGATGGCGGCGAGAATAAAGACGATGCTGCGAGTGaaagcgaggacgaatacgaagaAGACGGTGTATGATTTCATGAGGAATGGAGACGTATATATCCATGGATGGATGGGAGATTGAAGCCTTAGCTAGCCGAGTTGTGTTGTGTGTACGTTTGTTTCGAGTTGCATGATTTTCAATTTTGCATGCAAACttgtccctttttttttttaattaatcagTATGggattaattttaatatggCTTCAAATTTTGGAATCTTGATATTAAACCATTCATATATTATGGgcttataattataattaattttaaaactttaattttTACGAAATTCGTTTTATCCATATTAACTTGTTATTGTTGATTCtccaataatttgaaatttaaggTTAAAAAATGATAGAAGAGGGATCAAAACTTTAAAAGAAATCAAATTATTTAACGTAAAAATTTCAAACTAAATTACATTTTGACTTTCAAATAAATCACACCTTGCGTTTAAAACTAGGGTTGGTTCGGATATCGACTTTTTCAAAGAATACCGGTACCGAAAATTGCGATATCGAAAAACCGATACTGTACCGAAATTTCCGTATATCGAAATATCGCTATatcgaaattttgatataacatAAATTTCATACCATTTTTACTGAAAAGTTTCGGTATATCGAAATTTTGTACGATATCGTATAATACCGTTTATAtcgatattattttaaaaaaatcttgtttttcACCATAAATTTATATCGTCTATACCGTCTATATATATACTGacttaattattaatatatatttaattatatgtatattaattaattttaaaaaaatgaatgttGTTCGGTATTTCGTTATATAccgaatttttcaaaaacataTACCGGTACCGATACCGAAAAGTTCTACCGGTACTGTGAAGAAGTTATGCAAGGAAAAATAAATGCTAGCTGCAGAGTTTGGAAGAAAATTGAAaagttgaaaattttaattaagttggaATATTATTTGGTAACTAAGTGATTTTAatattagtttatatatatatatatatatatatatataatatcctTAATTGGATAATACACATTTCTCTCCATAGTTATGGAGGGGAGTATCCAATAGATTTTCATTTATAATATTGTATTATTTTTCATAACACCATGCGACCAGTTAGATTTTGATTGAATTAAGCATAACCCAACACAAAATTTAAGATTAAGAAAGACAcaaaaattaattgattaacgaaattttttttttttgaggttGCAACgttctctaattttttttaaaaaaagatcaaGCACTCTATAATATCGTCTATGGTTACTCTAGCTAGCTAGCTCGTTCTCGATTGGAATAATTAAGTAATTTATCACAAGATttggaatttaattttattttgatattgaaTTAAGCATAAGCCacaaaatttgagatatttaagaAATACACAAAACTTAATCGATTAATGGAAAACAAAATTAGAAATTGCAAGTACTCTCTAAACGttctttaaaaagattaaattatatattatcatAGGTCACTCTATCTCGTTCTATCGAAGTAATTAAGTCATTTATCACATTAATCCACAACTCAAGTGTTTGATATCAGTCATGTTTTGGTAAGTAGGCAAAGTGTTTGATCCTAAAATCGCATATAACTATTTTTTTGGTAAGAATTAATcatgttaaaattttcaatatatGAGTATCACCGACTACAGTTAATTTTTCTGTAAATATACAAGTATTGTTTGATCCTCCAGCCATACAATAATATTTTGGTCAGAAATCATATCAAGTCAGAACCATTTGGTTTGAAATATGACATAATGATTATAGTTTCAATTGTTTATGGAACTCGAGCTAAACAGATGAAATAATTAGaatatataatcaattaatgTGATCTTATGAAGAAAAAGAATCATAAATTTGTAAAATCCAATAGCTGTTATGGTTGTTTGCTGTTATTTTGCTTATGAATCGTGTTTGATGTTGCTTAGCTACGTGTCCATAACATGAATTTATTACAATCTGACTCTAgtatatattacatatatattttgtaaaaaatgaTACAGAAcgatgatttttaatttttgacaattttaatcTAGTAGTAAGTAGTATTACTTGATCGTATAATTACATCTTATCTcatatatttttagtattttaaatttaaataaatgaaaTTATTTGTATTTGAATAATTTCATGATCTAGAGTTGGGATACCGTACCAAAATACCGAATTATCGGGATCgtatcgaaattttttcgacATTTTTTCggaatatcgaatttttttcggTATGGTATTTGTATGGTACTAGTAtggattttttccataccaaaatttcagaatttcgatatcggtatcgatatgaatttttttcataccgtATTTTTGATATGGTATACCGAAAACCAACTTCTATTCATGATTCCTAATCAAAATATGTATTAATATCTTAATTCCTAGGCCATAATTTTCACAGTTAAAAGCAAACGAAGGAACATGATCTGTGGTATGAAGGTTTAGATGAATTATGACAAGAAATGACAATATCGGGACAAGTGGAGGCATTTTATGAATAACAAATTAACAAGTAACAACATAGACACGTTCAAACGTGTTATATTTCCAATAGTTACATTATATTGGATCTACATATATATTCCATTTGTATGCATAAGAGGATTATTTAACGACAAAATTAgggatataaataaataaattgagaaatataattttttcgtacattcaaattttaatttagtaAAAATTTTCGAGAATAAATtgagaaatataatttttgtacatccaaatttttattttataatttttctaGCTGACTCGAAATGTTATATCCATCTCTtgtctattattattattattattattatagacattatttaattaagtaacttttaattaattgatgaaGCTTGAGATTAAATTACGATTATATATATCTTAACTTAATTCTcaacaaaaccaaaattattagaGAAATTGATCATTTTATACGGTCACATCTTTTTCTAgacattatattttattttatttatcaaaatgacTCATTATCTTtgtttgtattttaaaatttttaaatcagaTAGTTATTAcaaaaaacttttgaatatttaattcatcACGCGAGttctaaaaataacatgaaaattaattaacataaaataagattatttttttaaaaaaataatataaacttATAATGACTTGTTCTACGTGGGGAGGGAGATTTCACTTTTTTTATGGATCCCGCGGGGTATATTCGTCATTTAAGGATTCGAAATTTGTTGTCCCATCGTAGGATCGGTTAACGATAACTTAACTGTCCATAAGAAGAAAACTCGCAAAACCAATGAACAGTTGGCCGTCCCGATCTTCTTGCCGCCTCCGCCCATTCTTCCCCCAATTCTTCATTGCAGAAAGAACCCTAAATTCATCCCATTTGGATTCTTTCATCAAGTCCGGTTGATTGGCGAGGAGATTCGGGGCATTTCCCTCCCTTGTTTGGCGCCTCTGTTTTCTGCTTTTTCTCAGGTAACGAAAAAAAGATTCTTCCTTTAAAGTTTTTTTGATGTTGATTCTTTACAATCTTTAATCAGATATATTAATTCTTTGTTCTTACAAAACCTTTTTGGTGTCATGAGTTTTCTTGATTTTTCAGACATGTTTTCCTTGTCCAGACACAAGGATTAATACACATGCGAAGCGGGGAGATTTTCCCCCTTGAAAAAATGAATGAAGATCTTATATTAAGTTGCTAATAATAGTTGTAAAATCATGTATTCGCGTTAACTCGCAGTTGAACGGCAATAATCTTGGTAGAAGAATATGGCTAGTGTTCAAGACATTGCAGTATCAGCAGCCATCAATCTTCTCTCGGCATTGGCATTTCTTCTGGCCTTTGCCGTTTTACGCcttcaaccgttcaacgatagAGTATACTTCCCAAAATGGTACAAGAAGGGTATAAGATCGAGCCCCAAGTCCTCGGGTCCTCTGGTGAAAAAGTTTGTAAACTTAGACTTCAAAACATATCTTAAGTTTTTGGATTGGATGCCAGCCGCATTAAGGATGCCCGAACCTGAGCTGATCGATCATGCGGGGCTTGATTCTGCTATATATGTCAGGATTTATCTTCTTGGGTGAGTATATATGCAGGAACCGACGTTTTATTCCTATGTTTTTTCATGTTACTTGTGAATGACTGACTGCGCTGAAAAATCCTGAATGCAGATTGAAGATATTTGTCCCAATAGCTGTACTTTCTTTTGCTGTATTGGTGCCTGTGAATTGGACTGGGAAAACACTCGAGGATATCGCCGATTTAACATATAGTGATATTGACAAGCTTTCAATATCCAATGTGCCTTCAGGATCTTTGAGGTGGGTGTTGGAGTCGTTTTTGCCTCGTTTTCTGATATTTAAATGGGGCTGAATTTTCGATCTTATGTCAGTGAGGTCTCTTATTTAGGCAGCCCTTGGGAATAATGGTTATATCTCCAAGAATTATGTGTCAAAAAATTTATTGGTGAAAGTAAATAGAGTTGCTTGatgtttttctaattttttatttcaggTTTTTGGCACACATAGTTATGGCTTATGTATTCACATTTTGGACTTGCTACGCCCTGTACAAAGAATACAGTATCATATCCAGTAAGAGATTACAGTTCCTAGCATCTGAAAGTCGTCGTCCCGATCAATTCACTGTAAGTGCACAAAGCAAAATACCACCTTTTTCTCACATATTTCATATgtcaaaatattgattttcagGTCCTTGTGAGAAATATTCCTCCAGATCCCGATGAATCAGTGAGCGAGCACGTGGAGCATTTCTTCTGCGTCAATCATCCGGATCATTATCTCACACATCAGGTCGGGTTTTATGTTGAAGAAAGATCAGAATGGGAAATGAACTTACCTGCACAATGATGGACTataatttctaaattttattcTGAGGTActaaggttttttttttatcgtcTGTCAAAAATTGTATTTCAGGTAGTCTATAATGCAAGAAAACTGGATAAATTGGtggagaagaagaagagttTACTCAATTGGCTTACTTATTACAAAACACGACTCGAGAGAAATCCTAAGAAGAGGCCACAAACAAAGGTTTTTATTCCTCCAATGTTGGGTTTGGTCAGTGGAATCTTTTCAttttcaagatatgaattttctcaTCTGATTTTAAGTTTGTATAGACAGGTTTTTGGGGTCTTTGGGGAAAGTCAGTGGACTGTGTAGATTACTATACAGAACAAATTCAGAGGATAAGTGAAGAAGTAAGCTTTTTAACTTACAGCGCGCCTGAATTTTCAATTCaaagttaaaatttttaacaatgcTACATTTTCCTATCCATGTCAATTTTTTGGCCTGCTCCTTTTATCGGTGCATGTTCTACTTTTCCCAATCTTGGTTCATGCTCTCTGTTTTATTTTCAGTTTGGTAATCTGCTATATTGTTTCTTTCTCGTTATGAAATGAAGCAACGGGTATATTCACGAGTTATGATGAAAGCAGAAAGACAGTTGATCTTTCTATCAAAAGGCTTGATGGAGCCACCTTTCTTTAAGCTCAAATCCATTGCATTTTTTGCTAATAACATTTGTTTGTCCTGCCACGAGCATGGCTGCCTAATTGGCACAACGACCGAAACATGTCATTGGAAATGTTGtatggtttaaaagatttgagttgtacCAGTATATCCTGTTATATCTTTAACTGTGGGCACTTGGCCCTATAGTCTGCTTCTTTTCCCTATTTCTAAAATCTTTTTATGTGGATTCAGGAAGCTGTTGAAAGGGAAAGGGTCATGAGTGACCCCAAGGCCATAGTTCCTGCAGCATTTGTCTCATTTAAATCTCGATGGGCTGCAGCTGTTTGTGCTCAAACTCAGCAAACGAGCAATCCAACGGTTTGGCTTACAGAATGGGCTCCTGAACCAAGAGATGTTTATTGGGATAATGTTGCAATACCATATGTTCAACTCGCCGTCAAAAAACTGCTGATGGCTGCTGCTTTGTTCGGTCTCACGTTCTTTTTCATGATTCCTATTGCCATTGTTCAATCCTTGGCTAGCATTGATGGCATTAAAAAAGTCCTCCCATTCTTGAAACCGTTGATTGAAAAGTAGGTGAACATGACTGGTCTTTCTTTAAGCCAGTGTTTCTTTGGTAAAAGCAACATCTGACATATTGATTTTTTTCGTAGGGACGCGATCAAGTCTATCATTCAAGGCTTTCTTCCAGGAATTGCATTGAAAATATTTCTGGTTCTTCTTCCAACAATACTAATGATAATGTCTAAAATGGAAGGCCATACGGCCCTTTCGTTGTTGGAGAGAACATCAGCTGGGAAGTACCATATATTTTTACTCGTCAACGTGTTCTTTGGAAGTATCATCACTGGTGCAGCGTTTGACCAGCTCCAAAAGTTCCTTAATCAGTCCCCATCAGAGTATGCTATCCGCGTTTTCGTTAAAATTTAACTCGAGAAACATCATTTCTTGAGTGCTTATTCAagtttttttcccttttttccAGGATTCCAAAAACATTTGGGGTTGCCATTCCAATGAAAGCCACTTTCTTTATAACATATATCATGGTCGATGGTTGGGCTGGCGTAGCTGCGGAGGTTCTTAGATTGGTTCCTTTAATAATGTTCCACATCAAGAACACATTCTTGGTGAAAACCGAAAAAGACAGGGAACTGGCAATGGAACCTGGTTCTATAAATATTGCCACATCAGAACCTCGCATACAGCTATATTTCTTGTTGGGACTCGTATACTCAGTCATCACACCTTTTATTTTACCTTTCATCATCATATTCTTTGCCTTTTCTTACATCATATTTCGCCACCAGGTTTGTTTAATCTGTCACCCCTAATACATTTACAATGTTTTGCATCTGGTTTGAAAAAACAACCAGGTTTTTATGATGGTTCTTGTTTTTTTTGTAGATCATTAATGTTTATGTTCAGAAGTATGAAAGTGGTGCTGCGTTTTGGCCAGACGTGCACCGTCGTGTGATTATAGGACTGATAATATCACAACTCTTGCTAATGGGACTTCTGAGTACAAAGAATTTTGCTAAATCAACTCCAAGCATGCTAGTTCTGTCTATCTTGACCATCTGGTTTCACTACTTCTGCAAGGGACGGTTCGAGTCAGCATTCGTCAAGTTCCCACTTCAGGTTAGTAGCCATCCTATAAACAGCATGTTAGAAATCTTATCATAGATGAAAGAATTCAAAATCATACAATGAAAACGAGCAGGAAGCAATGGTGAAGGACACGTTAGAAAAGGCGACGGAGccgaacctcaacttgaaagcATTCTTGCAAGATGCTTACGTGCATCCGGTGTTCAAAGGTATCGAGATAGATAGACCGGAGGCTATTGACGATGAAGAGAATAATCCACTTGTTTCTACAACGAGAAACTCACGCAGGAGTAGTAAAGCTTGTTCTGGTGGCATCTCTCCTGAGGTTATACTAGAAGAAGTCACTTCTTATttgacatgatttttttttttactcgcaGATATCCATTCTTTGgacaaaaagaaaagaaatgatTTAAATTGTCAATATTAGGTGTGAAAATTCTTTTATTTACATGCCCTTTTTTGAAAGATTAGAGAGGGTCTAAAAGTGGGATTTGCTGTTGAATCAATACTCTTTGTAGCAACATTAATTTGAAAGCAGAATTTCAACTGTAAGAActtatttaaattatgtttcTTCATGTCCTTCCTTGTATTTTTCACAGAAACAGAAAACAAATTGGACAAAACAATGATACAAATTGTGAAATTTTGGCCATTTTTAAGGGCAGCCTGTAATGTGGTCGCTTTGATCCCAACAATGCCCTTATGAAGATCTAAATGCCCCAATTCACTTTGGGTTGTGGGTCCATATATTTGAACATTGCCGTTAGATCTAACGCAATAATTGTCATTTTTGGTGGCTGAATAGAACAATCAAAATATGACGATTGAGTTGCACGGTTACATCTGtaaattttgaaaatgataAAACGTTTTATCTACCAATTGATATTCTAGCCAAAATTTTGAGTTCGATTATCATTTACTGCAAATAGTACAATTATTGATAAATAAATTGCTATAATAGAATAATGATCACTGTTAGATGCATAAATCAAAACGTGACAATGGGTTGCAACGTCTGTCCCTATATTAATTACAAAACAAGGCTGCTTATGTTTACAATATATTCCATGAGGTTCAGTTTTATAATAGAGTTCTATTTTATGTGAATGAATCATAGCAAAGGAAATCAAACTTATTTTACTACTTATTTTTCTGTCTTACCATTTCCATTTCAacttgaaattattattattattttttggaaaGGAACTGGAAAAATTAAtcacttttatttaattttttccccaaaaaaaattctttctatTATTTTATCGAAACACACGCATGACAtttcatgatataaataataaatcaaaccATTTAACCAGTTTTAGCGTCAGGTTAACCGGTCGGTAGGAGTCTAGGAGATGGGGTTAACTCTATTATTTATGAAGTTCATTGGAGATGCTGTATCCGATCCACACAAGTATAAAAAACACTAAAGATAGCACAATTCGAACAGAGGAACATAATTCAAAATCCTGTTTCTATGATCATCTCAGCAGCAGCACCCATAGCGCCAATCCCACTAATTCCTAGAAGGGACAGCGCCAAGTCTTCCTCATTCCATTGTTTTAATCCCCTGCTAACTCTCTTAACGACTTCGACATCGACTTCCAGCATCCAAGCAGGGGTGCAGCTAACCATCAAACTTATGTATCCGGTGACGTATGCTCTATAAGTAGCTTTGTTGCAGCCGAGTGAAATTTTTCCATCCAAGGCACTTGCCAGGAATTCCAGGTGCTTCTCGAGAACCTTAGGTCGTCTCTTGGATGCGGGTGATGTCAGGTCCACTCCCCATGCAAATATACCTGTATATACGGTGAAATATGCAAGAGCGTAACCAACCATCATAGCAACCATACCCCCTGATTTCTCACTGCTCGATTCTGACCCATGAATCGAGGATATTAGCCATGAGGGTAGAGTTTCTTTGATCAAAATTTGAACCAAATTCAGACCGCCGGTAATCCAAACCAGAGAAGCTGCCAGTGATGCTGCAGTCTTCACTTGGGTCATTGAAGATGCAAGAGAAACCAGGCCATACTTAGAGCTGTACTTGGTTTTCTTGAGttcttctattttttctttggGTAAACAGTTATTCAGAATATCTTTCACCGTGAGCATCAGAAGAGAGAGAATTTCTTCTGTAATAAACATGACATTTCTCACTGATTGATGAACTCGT
It encodes:
- the LOC140889262 gene encoding CSC1-like protein At4g02900, which gives rise to MASVQDIAVSAAINLLSALAFLLAFAVLRLQPFNDRVYFPKWYKKGIRSSPKSSGPLVKKFVNLDFKTYLKFLDWMPAALRMPEPELIDHAGLDSAIYVRIYLLGLKIFVPIAVLSFAVLVPVNWTGKTLEDIADLTYSDIDKLSISNVPSGSLRFLAHIVMAYVFTFWTCYALYKEYSIISSKRLQFLASESRRPDQFTVLVRNIPPDPDESVSEHVEHFFCVNHPDHYLTHQVVYNARKLDKLVEKKKSLLNWLTYYKTRLERNPKKRPQTKTGFWGLWGKSVDCVDYYTEQIQRISEEEAVERERVMSDPKAIVPAAFVSFKSRWAAAVCAQTQQTSNPTVWLTEWAPEPRDVYWDNVAIPYVQLAVKKLLMAAALFGLTFFFMIPIAIVQSLASIDGIKKVLPFLKPLIEKDAIKSIIQGFLPGIALKIFLVLLPTILMIMSKMEGHTALSLLERTSAGKYHIFLLVNVFFGSIITGAAFDQLQKFLNQSPSEIPKTFGVAIPMKATFFITYIMVDGWAGVAAEVLRLVPLIMFHIKNTFLVKTEKDRELAMEPGSINIATSEPRIQLYFLLGLVYSVITPFILPFIIIFFAFSYIIFRHQIINVYVQKYESGAAFWPDVHRRVIIGLIISQLLLMGLLSTKNFAKSTPSMLVLSILTIWFHYFCKGRFESAFVKFPLQEAMVKDTLEKATEPNLNLKAFLQDAYVHPVFKGIEIDRPEAIDDEENNPLVSTTRNSRRSSKACSGGISPEVILEEVTSYLT
- the LOC140888802 gene encoding EID1-like F-box protein 3, coding for MSASTSSSQKLQRTAGSGDDPSSDSGILNERVLVLVFQFLKWDIHVLCRTASVNRRLRALAKRLLWREVCLFRAPRMVSALTEGARNSRIVGGWQPLAKLLFFCGGCEPTAHFEVSHPRPGHFVRSTRFSKTSGQSFLTKKCRGDVLYVSDPCEHPTSEKDRDDVGIYRGVFREFMKSRTREFLIGRRADFDDRVRCTYCAARVWSMTAARLIPRKSAARRLGSNDDALEYFVCLNGHLHGTCWLAHLSSEEEEGADDDGGENKDDAASESEDEYEEDGV